The following are encoded together in the Phaseolus vulgaris cultivar G19833 chromosome 9, P. vulgaris v2.0, whole genome shotgun sequence genome:
- the LOC137820782 gene encoding mitochondrial thiamine diphosphate carrier 1-like isoform X2: MEFTTQGFYYYFKIYRHGSSKQRYFQRRRHAGFLAGECASFAHGYAIYKYTIYCSTHVEVLCLWFFQNRSIMFIALLSVAAENHMSLSPYLSYMSGAIAGSAATLGSYPFDLLRTILASQGEPKVYPNMRTAFVDIVQTRGFPGLYAGLSPTLVEIIPYAALQFGTYDTFKRWTMAWNHRQYSNPTAENISSFQLFLCGVGAGTSAKLATHPLDVVKKRFQIEGLQRHPRYGARVEHHAYNNMFDAIKRILQKEGWAGLYKGIVPSTVKAAPANAVTFVAYELTSDWLESLLT; encoded by the exons ATGGAATTCACTACGCAAGGATTTTACTACTACTTCAAAATATACCGGCATGGTTCAAGCAAGCAAAGATATTTTCAGAGAAGAAGGCATGCGG GGTTTTTGGCGGGGGAATGTGCCAGCTTTGCTCATGGTTATGCCATATACAAGTATACAATTTACTGTTCTACACATGTTGAAGTCTTATGCCTCTGGTTCTTCCAAAACAG GTCTATTATGTTCATTGCTTTGCTTTCTGTTGCTGCAGAGAATCACATGAGTTTGAGCCCTTATCTATCCTATATGAGTGGGGCAATAGCTGGGAGTGCTGCTACTCTAGGCTCATATCCCTTTGATCTTCTCCGAACCATATTAGCTTCCCAGGGTGAACCAAAG GTTTATCCAAACATGAGAACAGCATTTGTCGATATTGTCCAGACTCGTGGCTTCCCAGGCTTGTATGCTGGATTGTCACCAACCCTAGTTGAGATCATACCATATGCAGCTCTACAATTTGGCACCTATGACACATTTAAACGTTGGACCATG GCATGGAATCATCGTCAATATTCAAATCCTACTGCAGAAAACATTTCCAGCTTTCAGCTTTTCCTGTGTGGAGTGGGTGCAGGAACATCTGCCAAGCTCGCCACTCATCCACTTGATGTGGTCAAGAAAAGATTTCAG ATTGAAGGTCTGCAAAGGCATCCAAGATATGGAGCTCGGGTTGAACACCATGCATACAACAATATGTTTGATGCCATAAAGCGAATATTACAAAAGGAGGGTTGGGctggtctatataaagggatAGTCCCATCAACTGTCAAAGCTGCACCAGCTAATGCTGTAACATTTGTAGCCTATGAATTGACATCAGATTGGCTGGAATCTCTTTTGACTTGA
- the LOC137820782 gene encoding mitochondrial thiamine diphosphate carrier 2-like isoform X1, whose product MEGEPSQLKRAAIDASAGALSGAVSRTVTSPLDVIKIRFQVQLEPTSSWNSLRKDFTTTSKYTGMVQASKDIFREEGMRGFWRGNVPALLMVMPYTSIQFTVLHMLKSYASGSSKTENHMSLSPYLSYMSGAIAGSAATLGSYPFDLLRTILASQGEPKVYPNMRTAFVDIVQTRGFPGLYAGLSPTLVEIIPYAALQFGTYDTFKRWTMAWNHRQYSNPTAENISSFQLFLCGVGAGTSAKLATHPLDVVKKRFQIEGLQRHPRYGARVEHHAYNNMFDAIKRILQKEGWAGLYKGIVPSTVKAAPANAVTFVAYELTSDWLESLLT is encoded by the exons ATGGAGGGGGAACCCAGCCAGCTCAAACGGGCTGCCATTGATGCCTCCGCTGGAGCTCTTTCCGGTGCTGTATCCAGGACCGTCACCTCGCCTCTTGATGTTATTAAGATTAGGTTTCAG GTTCAACTAGAACCCACATCTTCATGGAATTCACTACGCAAGGATTTTACTACTACTTCAAAATATACCGGCATGGTTCAAGCAAGCAAAGATATTTTCAGAGAAGAAGGCATGCGG GGTTTTTGGCGGGGGAATGTGCCAGCTTTGCTCATGGTTATGCCATATACAAGTATACAATTTACTGTTCTACACATGTTGAAGTCTTATGCCTCTGGTTCTTCCAAAACAG AGAATCACATGAGTTTGAGCCCTTATCTATCCTATATGAGTGGGGCAATAGCTGGGAGTGCTGCTACTCTAGGCTCATATCCCTTTGATCTTCTCCGAACCATATTAGCTTCCCAGGGTGAACCAAAG GTTTATCCAAACATGAGAACAGCATTTGTCGATATTGTCCAGACTCGTGGCTTCCCAGGCTTGTATGCTGGATTGTCACCAACCCTAGTTGAGATCATACCATATGCAGCTCTACAATTTGGCACCTATGACACATTTAAACGTTGGACCATG GCATGGAATCATCGTCAATATTCAAATCCTACTGCAGAAAACATTTCCAGCTTTCAGCTTTTCCTGTGTGGAGTGGGTGCAGGAACATCTGCCAAGCTCGCCACTCATCCACTTGATGTGGTCAAGAAAAGATTTCAG ATTGAAGGTCTGCAAAGGCATCCAAGATATGGAGCTCGGGTTGAACACCATGCATACAACAATATGTTTGATGCCATAAAGCGAATATTACAAAAGGAGGGTTGGGctggtctatataaagggatAGTCCCATCAACTGTCAAAGCTGCACCAGCTAATGCTGTAACATTTGTAGCCTATGAATTGACATCAGATTGGCTGGAATCTCTTTTGACTTGA